GATAAACGAAATTATTTCAATAAATCCAAATATAATACTTCTTGCAACCAACTATAAAGATGATAGAGAAGAAGAATTTTTAGAAAATGAACTTGATAAGAGATACAAGGATATACCAACTTTTTATTTCAAAAATTCTAAGATCGTTAATAACGCTGCAAATTACGGATTATCTTTTACTGAGTTATATAATGAAAGCTCTTTATCAAAAAGAAGCTACTCGAGCTTTTTTAATGAATATAGAAGACTTTTAAAGGCTATAAGAAGCAAATCTTAATTTATATTATTTTAATTTTGAATATATTAATATAATATAAAAACTATTAAAAGGATATTGAAGTATGACTAAGAGAGCGAGCATTAGCATCGAAGAAGCTTTGCAAAACAGCAATGTAAAAACTTATGAGATGCAAGACAAAAAAGACAAAAAACAAAAGAGAAATACTGTGCAAGTAAGTATTTATCTTACTCAAGAAGAAATAGCGTATTTGGATGAAAAGTGTGATGAAACTTTTCTAGCTAGAAATGCTTATATGAGAAAACTTCTTGTAGAAGATATGAAAAGAAAAAGCGAATGACAGCAGCCGACGTAAAGGAATTTTGCAAAGAGCAAAATTTAACATATAAACAGCTGGCGGAAAAAATCGGTATGACCGAGGGCAGCTTGAAAGTGGCAATAACCACTGATAAATTTAGCAGCCAAACAATACAATCGATCAATCTACTAAAAGAAAATCAAAAACTACAAACTGAGCTTGCAGATTTTAAAGTATTAAGCGAAATTATCAAAAAAATTTCAAATAATTAGATTTTTACCTTTTTTCTCCCAAAAGGGTAAAAATTTTAACTATTTTATAAAATAATGTATAAAAATACTAACTTTTATCTTGACAAATAGTTAATATTATTATATAATTCTCTTATAAAAAGTTAGAAATACTAACTTTTTAAATAAAACAAAGGATAAGAGATGAAATTATATGAACTTTTTTTAGGAGAAAAGGAGTTGGGCGTATTTTTAAAAGAGCCTCAAAAAGTGATTTATTGCGACAAATCTAGCGATGGCTTTAAATTACTTTGTTTTAACTCTGACGAGTGGCAAGCACTTCAAGAAAAACTGGGTATAACTCTTACAAACGATGAAAACAACAATTTTAATAAAATTATGAGTAGCAAATTTTGTAAAGAAAACGGCATTGAACACATTGATCAACTTACCGATGAATTGGGTTTTGGAACGTTAGAGAAATTTAACCATGAAAGAGTGGAATATGTTTCAGACATGGAAGAGAGTTATAGCTACTTCATTGACGAATTGGCAAAAATTGCTGGCAGGGCTAATTTTGACTGGAATATGAAATATAAGGGGATTTTTCAATCAAATGGGCATACTGACAGATGGATACTTTGCGATAACTATAACGAGTTAGAAGAAAACGATTTTGATGACGAGCTTGCTAAATTTCACTTTGATACCAAAGAGATAGACGAGCAAATAAATATGTATACTTTTGGCTGCCAAATTCAGGGGTATGATATTGTATCGATCACCAAAGGCAATAAAACCGAAATAAAACTATTAGTCTGGTCGGAAGAAAACACACGAACTAGCTATCTCGAGTATAGATTTGAAGACATAAAAAAAGAGTGGATGAGAAAATATAAATAAAAAAAGGGGGCTTAATAGCCCCCCCCCTTTTTTTACAATCCCTACTTTAAAAACTAAAAATCAATATTTTTATTGCTGCCTTTACTCTTATTCTTGGTCTTATTACTTTTATCGACTGCTCCAGCTGAAGTTTTATTTTCGGTCACTGCAATATTTGTTTTTCTATTAATAGCTGCTTTAGTATCTCTGCCTTGTATATCAACAACCCAAATATTTTTGCCATATTCGTCTTTACCCTGCTGGCTAAATTTGCATTTATCACCAAACACTATATTTTCGTTTTTAATGATATTTTCTAGATCTTTTCCCCAAATATAGAATTCTTTTCTATTTGGATTAAGCATTTTCACAAAGTAGCTTTTTGGCATATCGTAATTAAATTGATAGTGATCGATGCCAAAATCTACCACTTCATTATATGGCTCATCGACCTGCTTATAATCGTTAGGAGTGAAATTTTTAAGAGGTTCTAATACCTTTTCGTTCTTATTTTCAATAGAAACGTCCCAGACTTTCTTATAAGCAGTTTTCTCATACCAAACATTTTTTTTCTTATCATGGACGTTAAATGTTACTGGACTTTCAGCCGTAATGACAAACCTACAATAATCATCAATTTTGACGTCGTTTTCTTTTACAACCCTCTCAAGATCGTTAGCCCAAATAAAAATCTCTTTACCTTTTGTAGTCATATATGATACAAAAAAGCTTTCCTCGTTATCTTTATCGAATTTATAATTTGCTCTGCCATAGCCAGTAACTTTATAATGATGTGCTTTGTGTTTTTCACCATTATTATAATCTCCAGCAATGTAAATTCCCTTATCATTTTCAGAATTTCTAGAGTTAGATTTTGTTGTAGCCTTTGCTTCAACACCCAACTTGATAAGCTCATTTGCAAATGATAATCTCATATTGGCTATATCAGATTTTTTTGGATTTA
This sequence is a window from Campylobacter concisus. Protein-coding genes within it:
- a CDS encoding helix-turn-helix domain-containing protein, with the translated sequence MTAADVKEFCKEQNLTYKQLAEKIGMTEGSLKVAITTDKFSSQTIQSINLLKENQKLQTELADFKVLSEIIKKISNN
- the mobP1 gene encoding MobP1 family relaxase, encoding MRKKRILDDEWWRPKRVITDLEKKAKSSYAYNNQRGIYRNRFKSVITYTKAPSKKQTEVVIKFTGSSKNYEGLKAHLRYISRNGEVEVQSSDGCKFIGKSDLNILSESFNSGDRIPTQREIRDNSLKEQREAIHVVFSMKDYQFASGAKIKKAAMNCVSKMYPDNYFCIAIHNDTDNPHCHLVLKVKDYLGRRINPKKSDIANMRLSFANELIKLGVEAKATTKSNSRNSENDKGIYIAGDYNNGEKHKAHHYKVTGYGRANYKFDKDNEESFFVSYMTTKGKEIFIWANDLERVVKENDVKIDDYCRFVITAESPVTFNVHDKKKNVWYEKTAYKKVWDVSIENKNEKVLEPLKNFTPNDYKQVDEPYNEVVDFGIDHYQFNYDMPKSYFVKMLNPNRKEFYIWGKDLENIIKNENIVFGDKCKFSQQGKDEYGKNIWVVDIQGRDTKAAINRKTNIAVTENKTSAGAVDKSNKTKNKSKGSNKNIDF